The Dreissena polymorpha isolate Duluth1 chromosome 10, UMN_Dpol_1.0, whole genome shotgun sequence genome includes a region encoding these proteins:
- the LOC127848712 gene encoding dual specificity protein phosphatase 14-like isoform X3 — MDLAMFNQIAQITDHLYLSSAGAIKSERIRSLGITNIVNCTMEIPNLKLPSLECIQIHVEDSPSARLGAYFDRCADKIHNVHKSGGKTLVHCVAGVSRSASLCMAYLMKYQRMPLDQAYFHIKKRRPVIHPNVGFWRQMIDYERRLFGRNTVKMIPSGIGPIPDVYKEETKNMYGY, encoded by the exons ATGGACCTCGCCATGTTCAACCAGATCGCACAGATCACCGACCACCTGTACCTGAGCAGCGCTGGCGCCATTAAGTCCGAACGCATCCGGTCGCTGGGAATCACAAATATCGTCAACTGTACGATGGAGATACCGAACCTCAAACTGCCCAGTTTAGAGTGCATCCAGATCCACGTGGAGGACTCCCCTAGCGCCCGCTTGGGGGCGTACTTCGACCGGTGCGCCGATAAAATTCACAACGTCCACAAGTCCGGCGGAAAGACTCTTGTGCACTGCGTAGCCGGTGTAAGCCGCTCGGCCAGTCTATGTATGGCGTATTTAATGAAATACCAACGAATGCCGCTGGATCAGGCGTACTTTCATATCAAGAAGCGGCGGCCGGTTATACACCCAAATGTAGGATTCTGGCGCCAGATGATTGACTATGAGCGGCGCTTATTCGGACGTAACACCGTGAAAATGATCCCATCCGGTATTGGACCGATACCGGATGTATACAAGGAGGAGACTAAGAACATG TATGGTTATTAA
- the LOC127848706 gene encoding 28S ribosomal protein S35, mitochondrial-like, with protein sequence MAAPFSLCKGNKFLLCVNVIQNNLAFISTSTFVKSPETRNSNRNRRQRPDAAGKTPSDKKEFRKLLLVKKDARRFDGSREKPKDMYNPPRSKKMSVDVDWPSVWPVAQTYKQSVVPLPLRQGAVQGQEGTMGEHGLPPQGYANTELVKIPNFLHLTPRHIKQQCAAIKKFCTRWPEGLETPQQMKEHFPLEVTTSDYCFSSNSVRDSRARVVTFKFNMKDLQLDPHSQDKMKRLLGNRYDPQTGDITLVADRCPLKQQNYDYLRYVMTVLYFESWKTEPWEAEKTESDMEFYSWDRSLNKEGLVKTLRAYKDRAKELTEAEGRQLSHLPEEITVDSVTSLEEVKAYRSAVEELYNTGENIETLNNYKKSVMNLLKVQQPRAM encoded by the exons ATGGCTGCGCCCTTCTCTCTGTGCAAGGGAAATAAGTTTTTACTTTGTgtcaatgtcattcaaaataatttagcATTCATTTCCACTTCAACTTTTGTAAAATCTCCTGAAACAAGAAACTCAAATAGAAATCGTAGACAACGACCTGATGCAGCTGGGAAAACGCCAAGTGACAAGAAAG AATTCAGGAAGCTGTTACTGGTCAAAAAGGATGCGAGAAGGTTCGATGGAAGTCGGGAAAAG CCAAAGGACATGTACAATCCCCCTCGCTCCAAGAAGATGTCAGTGGACGTGGACTGGCCCAGTGTGTGGCCTGTAGCTCAGACCTACAAGCAGTCTGTGGTGCCACTACCACTGAGACAGGGCGCTGTTCAG GGCCAGGAGGGCACGATGGGTGAACACGGCCTGCCCCCTCAGGGATATGCAAACACAGAGCTTGTGAAGATACCAAACTTCCTTCACCTCACCCCCAGGCACATCAAGCAGCAATGCGCAGCCATCAAAA AATTCTGCACGCGCTGGCCAGAAGGTCTTGAGACGCCACAGCAGATGAAGGAGCATTTCCCCCTAGAGGTCACCACCAGCGACTACTGCTTCTCATCAAACAGTGTGCGAGATTCACGAGCCAGGGTCGTTACCTTCAAG TTCAATATGAAGGATCTCCAGCTGGACCCACATAGCCAGGACAAGATGAAACGGTTGCTAGGCAACCGGTATGACCCACAGACAGGGGACATCACTCTAGTAGCAGACAG ATGTCCTCTGAAGCAGCAGAATTACGACTACCTGCGCTATGTGATGACTGTGCTGTACTTTGAGTCATGG AAAACGGAGCCGTGGGAGGCCGAGAAGACTGAGTCAGACATGGAGTTCTACAGCTGGGACCGCAGCCTTAACAAGGAGGGACTGGTGAAAACCCTCCGGGCGTACAAAGACAGGGCCAAG GAGTTAACTGAAGCTGAAGGGAGGCAACTCTCGCACCTGCCAGAAGAGATCACAGTGGATAGTGTTACCTCCCTTGAGGAAGTGAAAGCCTACCGGTCTGCAGTAGAAGAGCTTTATAACACTGGGGAGAATATTGAGACTCTGAATAATTACAAGAAGTCTGTAATGAACTTGCTGAAGGTTCAACAGCCAAGAGCTATGTAG
- the LOC127848712 gene encoding dual specificity protein phosphatase 14-like isoform X2 gives MDLAMFNQIAQITDHLYLSSAGAIKSERIRSLGITNIVNCTMEIPNLKLPSLECIQIHVEDSPSARLGAYFDRCADKIHNVHKSGGKTLVHCVAGVSRSASLCMAYLMKYQRMPLDQAYFHIKKRRPVIHPNVGFWRQMIDYERRLFGRNTVKMIPSGIGPIPDVYKEETKNMISVPSIFGSMVIKKRKT, from the exons ATGGACCTCGCCATGTTCAACCAGATCGCACAGATCACCGACCACCTGTACCTGAGCAGCGCTGGCGCCATTAAGTCCGAACGCATCCGGTCGCTGGGAATCACAAATATCGTCAACTGTACGATGGAGATACCGAACCTCAAACTGCCCAGTTTAGAGTGCATCCAGATCCACGTGGAGGACTCCCCTAGCGCCCGCTTGGGGGCGTACTTCGACCGGTGCGCCGATAAAATTCACAACGTCCACAAGTCCGGCGGAAAGACTCTTGTGCACTGCGTAGCCGGTGTAAGCCGCTCGGCCAGTCTATGTATGGCGTATTTAATGAAATACCAACGAATGCCGCTGGATCAGGCGTACTTTCATATCAAGAAGCGGCGGCCGGTTATACACCCAAATGTAGGATTCTGGCGCCAGATGATTGACTATGAGCGGCGCTTATTCGGACGTAACACCGTGAAAATGATCCCATCCGGTATTGGACCGATACCGGATGTATACAAGGAGGAGACTAAGAACATG ATAAGCGTGCCTTCGATATTTGGAAG TATGGTTATTAAAAAGAGGAAGACGTGA
- the LOC127848712 gene encoding dual specificity protein phosphatase 14-like isoform X1 yields MDLAMFNQIAQITDHLYLSSAGAIKSERIRSLGITNIVNCTMEIPNLKLPSLECIQIHVEDSPSARLGAYFDRCADKIHNVHKSGGKTLVHCVAGVSRSASLCMAYLMKYQRMPLDQAYFHIKKRRPVIHPNVGFWRQMIDYERRLFGRNTVKMIPSGIGPIPDVYKEETKNMVWIPNRPQAQSRPSGQSQYSTTYNRSYNASALPAWY; encoded by the coding sequence ATGGACCTCGCCATGTTCAACCAGATCGCACAGATCACCGACCACCTGTACCTGAGCAGCGCTGGCGCCATTAAGTCCGAACGCATCCGGTCGCTGGGAATCACAAATATCGTCAACTGTACGATGGAGATACCGAACCTCAAACTGCCCAGTTTAGAGTGCATCCAGATCCACGTGGAGGACTCCCCTAGCGCCCGCTTGGGGGCGTACTTCGACCGGTGCGCCGATAAAATTCACAACGTCCACAAGTCCGGCGGAAAGACTCTTGTGCACTGCGTAGCCGGTGTAAGCCGCTCGGCCAGTCTATGTATGGCGTATTTAATGAAATACCAACGAATGCCGCTGGATCAGGCGTACTTTCATATCAAGAAGCGGCGGCCGGTTATACACCCAAATGTAGGATTCTGGCGCCAGATGATTGACTATGAGCGGCGCTTATTCGGACGTAACACCGTGAAAATGATCCCATCCGGTATTGGACCGATACCGGATGTATACAAGGAGGAGACTAAGAACATGGTGTGGATCCCTAACCGCCCCCAGGCTCAGTCCCGCCCCTCGGGCCAGTCGCAATATAGCACCACCTATAACCGATCTTATAACGCTAGCGCCTTACCCGCCTGGTATTGA